From Brassica oleracea var. oleracea cultivar TO1000 chromosome C3, BOL, whole genome shotgun sequence, a single genomic window includes:
- the LOC106331769 gene encoding 40S ribosomal protein S23-2 isoform X1, which yields MGKTRGMGAGRKLKRLRINQRWADKQYKKSHQGNEWKKPFAGSSHAKGIVLEKIGIEAKQPNSAIRKCARVQLIKNGKKIAAFVPNDGCLNYIEENDEVLIAGFGRKGHAVGDIPGVRFKVVKVSGVSLLALFKEKKEKPRS from the exons ATGGG TAAGACAAGGGGAATGGGAGCAGGGCGCAAGCTCAAAAGGCTTAGGATCAATCAGAGGTGGGCTGATAAGCAGTACAAGAAGTCCCATCAGGGTAACGAGTGGAAGAAGCCTTTTGCTGGTTCTTCCCACGCCAAGGGTATCGTTCTTGAGAAAAT TGGTATTGAGGCTAAGCAGCCTAACTCTGCTATCCGTAAGTGTGCTAGAGTTCAGCTTATCAAGAACGGCAAGAAGATTGCCGCTTTTGTCCCCAACGATGGTTGCTTGAACTACATTGAGGAAAAT GACGAGGTGTTGATCGCTGGATTTGGTCGTAAGGGTCATGCTGTGGGAGATATTCCCGGAGTTAGGTTCAAGGTCGTCAAGGTTTCTGGTGTTTCACTTTTGGCCCTCTTTAAGGAGAAGAAGGAGAAGCCAAGATCTTAA
- the LOC106328384 gene encoding protein IQ-DOMAIN 1-like — protein MGKKAKWFSSVKKAFSPDSKKSKHKSPDSPNGLISNPPPPPPPLEVEVVVDRYSNLSPPSTDAVNVDIPVVVVPSSSAPPEVVRRRRRATATRFAGKSNEEAASILIQTVFRGYLARRALRAMRGLVRLKLLMEGSVVKRQAANTLKCMQTLSRVQSQIRARRIRMSEENQARQKQLLQKHAKELAGLKNGDNWDDSIQSKEKVEAKLLSKYEATMRRERALAYAYSHQQNWKNNSKSGNPMFMDPSNPTWGWSWLERWMAGRPLEEPNNDTKSINRKNSTQPNTPSSARGGTTPRNKNSFFSPPTPSRLNHSSRKSKDEDDAKSTISVLSERNRRHSIAGSSVRDDESLAGSQTLPSYMVPTKSARARVNKPQSPSSGSTRQQDGDKASAKKRLSYPSSPALPKPRRFSAPPKVEVGVTNNGVGS, from the exons ATGGGCAAAAAAGCAAAGTGGTTTTCCAGCGTTAAGAAAGCTTTCAGCCCTGATTCTAAG AAGTCGAAACACAAATCGCCTGATAGCCCAAATGGTCTGATCTCTAACCCTCCTCCTCCTCCTCCTCCTCTTGAGGTTGAGGTGGTTGTTGACCGGTACAGCAATCTTTCCCCTCCTTCAACAGATGCTGTGAATGTTGATATTCCTGTAGTAGTAGTCCCTTCTTCATCTGCTCCTCCTGAGGTCGTTCGTCGTCGTCGTCGTGCTACTGCTACTCGGTTTGCTGGGAAGTCAAATGAAGAAGCGGCATCAATCTTGATTCAGACTGTATTTAGAGGCTATTTG GCGAGAAGAGCACTGCGGGCAATGAGGGGTTTGGTCAGGCTTAAGTTATTGATGGAAGGATCTGTTGTCAAACGTCAAGCTGCAAACACTTTAAAATGTATGCAGACACTCTCTCGTGTTCAGTCACAAATCCGAGCTAGGAGAATCAGGATGTCCGAAGAGAATCAAGCTCGCCAGAAACAGCTCCTTCAGAAGCATGCCAAAGAGCTTGCTGGCTTGAAG AACGGGGATAACTGGGATGATAGCATCCAGTCAAAGGAAAAAGTTGAAGCAAAGTTGCTGAGCAAGTACGAGGCAACTATGAGAAGGGAAAGAGCATTGGCCTATGCATACTCTCATCAG CAAAACTGGAAGAACAATTCTAAATCTGGAAACCCGATGTTCATGGACCCGAGCAATCCGACATGGGGTTGGAGCTGGTTAGAGAGATGGATGGCTGGTCGGCCATTGGAAGAACCAAACAATGACACAAAATCTATAAACCGCAAGAACTCAACTCAACCAAACACACCATCATCCGCAAGAGGTGGTACTACTCCAAGAAACAAGAACAGTTTCTTCTCTCCTCCAACCCCCTCAAGGCTAAACCATTCCTCCAGAAAATCTAAAGACGAGGACGACGCCAAAAGCACAATCTCTGTCCTATCCGAGAGGAACCGTAGACACAGCATCGCTGGTTCATCAGTCAGAGATGACGAGAGCCTTGCTGGATCACAGACTCTCCCGAGCTATATGGTACCAACCAAATCAGCTAGAGCCAGGGTCAACAAGCCGCAGAGCCCATCAAGTGGTAGTACCAGACAGCAGGATGGAGACAAGGCATCGGCTAAGAAACGCCTCTCTTATCCGAGTTCACCTGCATTGCCTAAACCAAGACGGTTCTCAGCTCCGCCTAAGGTGGAAGTCGGCGTGACCAATAATGGAGTAGGAAGCTGA
- the LOC106332071 gene encoding mitochondrial import inner membrane translocase subunit TIM14-3-like: MATPMIAGATVAAAAIAGRYGILAWQAFKARPIVPRMRKFYEGGFQAAMTRREAALILGVRERVVAEKVKEAHRRVMVANHPDAGGSHYLASKINEAKDIMLGKSNDSASAF; encoded by the exons ATG GCTACGCCAATGATTGCAGGTGCTACTGTAGCTGCTGCTGCTATAGCTGGTAGATATGGTATACTCGCTTGGCAAGCCTTCAAGGCGAGGCCAATCGTGCCTAGAATGCGCAAGTTTTATGAAGGTGGTTTCCAAGCTGCCATGACACGGCGTGAAGCTGCTCTCATCCTTGGAGTCAG GGAGAGAGTGGTGGCGGAGAAGGTCAAAGAAGCGCACAGGAGAGTGATGGTAGCAAACCACCCGGACGCTGGAGGCAGTCACTATCTCGCTTCTAAGATCAATGAAGCCAAAGATATTATGCTTGGCAAATCCAATGACTCTGCCTCTGCTTTTTGA
- the LOC106331769 gene encoding 40S ribosomal protein S23-2 isoform X2, with translation MGAGRKLKRLRINQRWADKQYKKSHQGNEWKKPFAGSSHAKGIVLEKIGIEAKQPNSAIRKCARVQLIKNGKKIAAFVPNDGCLNYIEENDEVLIAGFGRKGHAVGDIPGVRFKVVKVSGVSLLALFKEKKEKPRS, from the exons ATGGGAGCAGGGCGCAAGCTCAAAAGGCTTAGGATCAATCAGAGGTGGGCTGATAAGCAGTACAAGAAGTCCCATCAGGGTAACGAGTGGAAGAAGCCTTTTGCTGGTTCTTCCCACGCCAAGGGTATCGTTCTTGAGAAAAT TGGTATTGAGGCTAAGCAGCCTAACTCTGCTATCCGTAAGTGTGCTAGAGTTCAGCTTATCAAGAACGGCAAGAAGATTGCCGCTTTTGTCCCCAACGATGGTTGCTTGAACTACATTGAGGAAAAT GACGAGGTGTTGATCGCTGGATTTGGTCGTAAGGGTCATGCTGTGGGAGATATTCCCGGAGTTAGGTTCAAGGTCGTCAAGGTTTCTGGTGTTTCACTTTTGGCCCTCTTTAAGGAGAAGAAGGAGAAGCCAAGATCTTAA